The genome window AGCGGAGGTGGATCTCGAAGTCGGCGTCGCTGATCCCGTCGCGGCGCTCGATCCGGCGCTCGACGACGGCCTCGTCGCAGGCGACCTCGACGAGGTCGAACTCGGCGGCGGCCGCGGCGGCGGTCTCGCGGGCGTCCGCCCGGAATCGGGCGTCCGCGAACGTCGCGTCGAGGACGACGGCGTCGCCGTCGTTGACGTCCTCGCGGGCGCGGTCGAGGAGTTCGGCGTAGACGGCCTCGGTCTCCGCCTCGGTGTACTCGGGGTCGTCGAACAGCTCCTTGCGTATCACGTCGGTCCGGCGGATCCGCCCGTCGACGTGGGCCGCGACCCGCTCGGCGACGGTCGTCTTGCCGACGCCGGGCAGCCCGCAGACGACGACCAGCCGCCCGGTTGAGGGGCCGTCGCCGTCGACCGAGACCGACGGCGTCGGAGCGAGCGAATCCGCCGTTTCACCGCTTGATTCGGGGGATTCGGTTCGGTCCGGCGCTCGGCCGCCTCGGTCACTCATCTACCGGTATCCTCCGGGGAGAGGTAAAAGAAAGTTCGCATCCGAAGGTCGCTGCGGACGACTCTTACGCTTCACCCCCAGCTTGCCACGCGCGGCGTGCTTCGAGCGCGCGACGCGCGGTCTCGGTGAGCCGGTACTCGTTGGTTCGCCTGTCGCGTGCCTGCTTGGCGACGAGGTCGCGCTCGACGAGCCTGTCGAGGTTCTGGTAGAGACGGCTGTGGTTGATCGCCTCGCCGTAGTAGTCGGCGAGGTCTGTCTTCAGGGCCGTCCCCTTGCGGGCGTTCTCGTGGGAGAGCGCCCAGAGGAGGTCGCGCTGGAACGCGGTGAGGTCGGCGAGCGCATTGCGGTCAGGCGCGCACTCCGCGCTCATGCGTCATCCTCCGCGCAGGAGTAGCAGACGGGCACGCCGCGTGCGGCGTCGAAGCCGTCT of Halorubrum trapanicum contains these proteins:
- a CDS encoding helix-turn-helix transcriptional regulator, with the translated sequence MSAECAPDRNALADLTAFQRDLLWALSHENARKGTALKTDLADYYGEAINHSRLYQNLDRLVERDLVAKQARDRRTNEYRLTETARRALEARRAWQAGGEA
- a CDS encoding AAA family ATPase, with the protein product MSDRGGRAPDRTESPESSGETADSLAPTPSVSVDGDGPSTGRLVVVCGLPGVGKTTVAERVAAHVDGRIRRTDVIRKELFDDPEYTEAETEAVYAELLDRAREDVNDGDAVVLDATFADARFRADARETAAAAAAEFDLVEVACDEAVVERRIERRDGISDADFEIHLRFKELFDEVATDHVVVDNSGTEAETFAQVDDAFGGGEAAEDQPTDGGDRSAPVTDAE